Proteins co-encoded in one Desulfitobacterium hafniense DCB-2 genomic window:
- a CDS encoding methyl-accepting chemotaxis protein — translation MQFKSIRTQFLTISIIIVLLALAIVGGITCYGVTQQSKEDYINYSNEQMKIAEQAIKVFYDQIDRDINMMATHPLVMAAAESNITSYVNSLEKVQMTPSQNGGVEQEIYEIFEHYAATHPGTMYVYFGTEEGSYLQWPEVPIPVEKFYPPEKGWYKTGLNGNGAIVRTDPYLDPMSNTMITSNVRSFTDADGKLVGTLGIDVQQSVISDMLSSMKTGETGYSMIVHTSGIILADGNNPENNFKQLEEINIAGLDKLGSDDLTPFDVMVDGAKYIVNPHKVDGTDWILASLMSESELTQGANSVALMMLIVSVVMLLLTTVLITITANKITTPIKKSAQYLELVANGDFSQEIDSRFLARKDEVGAITNAINHMKNSIKQLVNSIKSESVAIEEKVHAVMDNVVDLSKSLEEISVTTGDVAASTEETSAASEEMSATTQEIEKAVQLIAGKSQQGAVSSQEITRRAEDTKKNVHTAQKKAADIFVETQAKLEKAIVESKVVSQIDLLTDAIMQITEQTNLLALNAAIEAARAGEAGRGFSVVSEEIRKLAEQSKGAVMQIQEVTTKVTSAVDNLSQSSNGLLSFMSVDVNNDYQVMLDVAERYSEDANFVDELVADFSATTEQLLVSIQNISDAIGGVAQAANSGAVGTAEIANQSAEVSIKSTEVKEQILRAKESVSRLQEEIKRFKV, via the coding sequence ATGCAATTCAAGAGTATTCGAACCCAATTTTTAACCATTTCGATCATAATTGTTTTACTCGCCTTAGCTATAGTTGGTGGGATTACTTGTTATGGGGTAACTCAGCAATCGAAAGAAGATTACATCAATTACTCAAATGAACAGATGAAAATAGCGGAGCAAGCCATTAAAGTGTTTTATGATCAGATTGATAGAGACATCAATATGATGGCCACTCATCCCCTGGTTATGGCAGCGGCGGAGAGCAATATTACGTCATACGTCAACAGTCTGGAAAAGGTGCAAATGACTCCTTCGCAAAATGGCGGCGTGGAGCAGGAAATTTACGAAATTTTTGAGCATTATGCCGCCACCCATCCGGGGACAATGTATGTTTATTTCGGAACGGAAGAGGGCTCTTACCTGCAGTGGCCGGAAGTCCCCATACCTGTGGAGAAGTTCTATCCTCCTGAGAAAGGCTGGTATAAAACCGGCTTAAACGGCAATGGAGCCATTGTCAGAACAGATCCCTATCTTGATCCCATGTCCAATACCATGATTACGAGCAATGTTCGCTCCTTTACAGATGCCGATGGTAAGTTGGTCGGAACCCTGGGAATTGATGTGCAGCAGTCTGTCATAAGCGATATGTTAAGCTCAATGAAGACTGGGGAAACCGGCTATTCTATGATTGTTCACACTTCAGGAATCATTTTGGCCGATGGAAATAACCCCGAAAATAATTTTAAACAATTAGAGGAAATTAATATTGCCGGACTGGACAAGCTGGGGTCTGATGATTTAACCCCCTTTGATGTCATGGTTGACGGAGCAAAATACATAGTTAATCCCCATAAAGTTGATGGAACAGATTGGATTTTAGCCTCCCTAATGTCCGAAAGTGAGTTAACCCAGGGGGCAAACAGCGTAGCCTTAATGATGCTCATAGTCTCAGTTGTCATGTTGTTGCTCACCACGGTTTTGATTACCATAACCGCCAATAAAATCACCACACCCATCAAAAAGTCGGCTCAGTATTTGGAGCTTGTGGCAAACGGGGACTTTTCCCAGGAAATCGACTCAAGGTTTCTGGCCAGAAAAGATGAGGTGGGGGCTATCACCAACGCCATTAATCATATGAAGAATTCGATTAAGCAGTTGGTCAACAGTATTAAGAGCGAATCGGTGGCTATCGAAGAAAAAGTGCATGCTGTCATGGATAATGTAGTGGATCTCAGCAAAAGCCTGGAAGAGATCTCTGTTACTACCGGAGATGTGGCGGCCAGTACGGAAGAAACATCGGCAGCATCGGAAGAAATGTCGGCAACGACCCAGGAAATTGAAAAAGCAGTGCAATTGATCGCCGGCAAATCCCAACAGGGGGCAGTCTCATCCCAGGAAATCACCCGGAGAGCGGAAGATACCAAGAAAAATGTCCATACAGCCCAGAAGAAAGCCGCCGATATCTTTGTCGAGACCCAGGCCAAGCTGGAAAAGGCGATTGTTGAGTCCAAGGTTGTCAGTCAAATCGATTTATTGACAGATGCCATCATGCAGATCACCGAGCAAACCAACCTGCTGGCCCTGAATGCCGCCATTGAAGCGGCCAGGGCGGGTGAAGCCGGCAGAGGATTCTCGGTGGTCTCAGAGGAAATCAGAAAACTTGCCGAACAATCCAAAGGAGCGGTTATGCAAATACAGGAGGTTACCACCAAGGTAACCAGTGCTGTCGATAACCTCTCCCAAAGCTCCAATGGGCTGCTGTCTTTCATGTCTGTGGATGTCAATAATGACTATCAAGTCATGCTGGATGTAGCAGAGCGATACAGCGAAGATGCCAATTTCGTCGATGAGCTGGTGGCCGATTTCAGTGCTACCACGGAGCAGCTTCTGGTGTCTATCCAAAATATTTCCGATGCCATCGGCGGGGTAGCCCAAGCTGCCAACAGTGGTGCCGTCGGCACGGCGGAAATTGCCAATCAGTCGGCAGAAGTAAGCATCAAATCCACTGAAGTTAAAGAGCAGATTCTCAGAGCTAAGGAAAGCGTCAGCAGATTACAAGAAGAAATCAAACGGTTCAAAGTGTAA
- a CDS encoding thioredoxin family protein produces the protein MSLEKLDTNTFEQLIYDEGKACLVMFSRKNCHVCQKVTPVLEELRLNYEESFGFYYVDVEEEKTLFQRFSLKGVPQILYFKDGEYKGKMAGDVEDDEVEQMIADVLED, from the coding sequence ATGTCCCTGGAAAAGCTGGATACCAATACGTTTGAGCAACTTATTTACGATGAGGGAAAAGCTTGCTTAGTGATGTTTTCAAGGAAAAACTGTCATGTCTGTCAAAAGGTTACTCCGGTATTGGAAGAGTTGCGCCTAAATTATGAGGAAAGTTTTGGCTTTTATTATGTTGATGTGGAAGAGGAGAAAACACTGTTCCAAAGATTCTCATTAAAAGGCGTTCCCCAGATTCTTTACTTCAAAGATGGGGAATACAAGGGAAAAATGGCCGGCGATGTGGAAGATGATGAGGTTGAACAGATGATTGCCGATGTGCTTGAAGACTAA
- the eutM gene encoding ethanolamine utilization microcompartment protein EutM, giving the protein MSKTEALGLIETKGLVGAIEAADAMVKAANVYLIGREFVGGGLVTVMVRGDVGAVKAATDAGAAAAQRVGELISVHVIPRPHSDVEMILPVKKEG; this is encoded by the coding sequence ATGAGTAAAACAGAAGCTTTAGGATTAATCGAAACCAAAGGTTTGGTAGGTGCTATTGAAGCCGCAGATGCTATGGTTAAAGCCGCCAATGTATATCTGATCGGCCGCGAATTTGTCGGCGGCGGTTTGGTAACCGTAATGGTAAGAGGAGATGTAGGCGCTGTCAAGGCGGCTACCGATGCCGGTGCTGCTGCCGCTCAGCGGGTTGGCGAGCTCATTTCCGTCCATGTCATTCCCCGTCCCCACAGTGACGTGGAAATGATCCTCCCTGTTAAAAAAGAAGGTTAA
- a CDS encoding phosphate propanoyltransferase yields the protein MGKYDALVELLLEAVKEGANIHQEDCSIPVGISNRHIHLSQADVNTLFGEGYSLTRIKDLSQPGQYACKETLTICGPKGAIENVRILGPERRESQVEILRTDCFKLGLKAPVKLSGELQGTPGMTLVGPKGSVLLSQGVIVAQRHIHMSLEDAQRFGVRDGELVTIQINGLRGGTYANVAIRANNTSQLECHIDTDEANGMDLTPTSRITIIK from the coding sequence GTGGGAAAGTATGACGCTTTAGTGGAACTTCTGCTGGAAGCAGTCAAAGAGGGGGCGAATATCCACCAGGAGGATTGCTCCATACCTGTAGGGATATCCAACCGGCATATTCATCTCTCCCAAGCAGATGTGAACACCTTGTTTGGTGAGGGATACTCATTGACCAGGATCAAGGATTTGTCCCAGCCGGGGCAATATGCCTGCAAGGAAACCCTGACGATCTGCGGGCCTAAAGGGGCGATTGAAAATGTCCGCATCCTTGGACCGGAGCGCAGAGAATCCCAGGTGGAGATACTCAGAACAGACTGTTTCAAGCTTGGTCTCAAAGCCCCTGTAAAACTGTCCGGAGAGCTGCAGGGAACTCCGGGAATGACCCTTGTAGGCCCCAAAGGAAGTGTTCTTCTTTCCCAAGGTGTTATCGTTGCCCAGCGCCACATTCATATGTCCTTAGAGGATGCCCAACGCTTTGGGGTAAGGGATGGAGAGCTGGTAACGATTCAAATAAACGGGCTGCGTGGAGGAACTTACGCCAATGTAGCCATCAGAGCCAATAACACCTCCCAGCTTGAGTGTCATATCGACACAGATGAAGCCAATGGGATGGATCTCACACCCACTTCGAGAATAACCATCATAAAATGA
- a CDS encoding acetaldehyde dehydrogenase (acetylating) — protein MLNFDYDLQSVQETRNLARQAKQAQTELAQFNSEQIDKIIRNMVKVAEENAVALAKLAVEETGFGKVEDKVFKNRFASTELYQFIKPMQTIGVIKEDKINKVMEIAEPVGLLMGIVPSTNPTSTTIYKSLIAIKARNGIVFSPHPSALKCTLEAAKLMNDAAVAAGAPANIIGCISKPSMNATNELMKCDEVAMIIATGGSAMVKAAYSAGKPALGVGPGNVPAYIERTADIPKAVRNIIASKTFDNGTICASEQSVVVEECIRNQVMEEFKRQGGYFMTPEETEQVGRKLFNRGHAMNAKMVGRSAADIAAGAGISIPPGTKVLLGEQQGVGEQYPLSYEKLTTVLAFYTVKDWHEACDLCMKLLNNGGVGHSLSIHTENPEMAIKFAEKPVFRILVNTASTHGGVGVSTGLAPAFTLGCGTWGGSATSDNVTPMHLINIKRVAYGIKDVTENGNSSYATGDAQQGGSGGTVSEDRIQALVNEVMSLLKQRGDC, from the coding sequence GTGCTAAACTTTGATTATGATTTACAATCTGTGCAGGAGACCAGAAATCTTGCCCGTCAGGCCAAACAAGCCCAGACTGAACTGGCACAATTCAATAGCGAGCAGATTGACAAAATCATTCGCAATATGGTAAAGGTAGCGGAGGAAAATGCTGTTGCTCTGGCAAAGTTAGCGGTGGAAGAAACAGGGTTTGGCAAAGTGGAGGATAAGGTTTTTAAGAATCGTTTTGCCTCTACAGAGCTCTATCAATTTATCAAGCCCATGCAGACCATCGGGGTTATTAAGGAAGACAAGATCAATAAGGTCATGGAGATTGCGGAACCGGTGGGATTGCTGATGGGGATTGTCCCCTCCACCAACCCTACCTCCACGACTATCTACAAATCGCTCATTGCCATTAAAGCACGTAACGGAATTGTGTTCTCACCCCATCCTTCGGCTTTGAAGTGCACTTTGGAAGCAGCTAAGTTGATGAACGATGCGGCAGTGGCGGCCGGTGCTCCGGCCAATATCATCGGCTGCATCTCCAAGCCATCCATGAATGCAACCAATGAACTCATGAAATGCGACGAAGTAGCCATGATCATTGCCACAGGCGGTTCGGCCATGGTCAAGGCGGCCTATAGCGCCGGAAAACCGGCTCTGGGGGTAGGCCCGGGCAATGTTCCCGCTTATATTGAAAGAACTGCCGATATTCCCAAAGCAGTCAGAAATATTATTGCCAGCAAAACCTTCGACAATGGCACTATCTGTGCTTCTGAGCAATCGGTGGTGGTAGAAGAGTGCATTCGCAACCAGGTTATGGAAGAGTTCAAACGTCAGGGCGGCTACTTCATGACCCCGGAGGAAACTGAGCAAGTGGGGCGGAAACTGTTTAACAGGGGCCATGCCATGAATGCTAAAATGGTGGGGAGATCCGCTGCAGATATCGCAGCCGGTGCCGGAATTTCCATTCCCCCGGGAACCAAAGTTCTGCTGGGAGAACAACAGGGAGTCGGCGAGCAATATCCCCTCTCCTATGAAAAGCTGACCACGGTGCTGGCCTTTTATACCGTCAAAGACTGGCATGAAGCCTGCGATCTATGCATGAAATTACTCAATAACGGCGGGGTAGGCCATAGCCTTTCCATTCATACGGAAAACCCGGAAATGGCTATCAAATTTGCAGAGAAACCCGTTTTCAGGATTTTGGTCAATACAGCATCCACCCATGGTGGTGTAGGAGTAAGTACAGGACTGGCGCCCGCCTTTACCTTAGGCTGCGGTACTTGGGGAGGAAGCGCAACCTCAGACAATGTAACCCCTATGCACTTGATCAATATTAAACGTGTAGCCTATGGAATCAAAGATGTCACAGAGAATGGGAATTCCTCCTATGCAACCGGGGATGCACAGCAGGGCGGCTCCGGCGGCACTGTCAGTGAAGACCGGATTCAGGCTCTGGTCAATGAAGTCATGTCCCTGTTGAAACAAAGGGGTGACTGCTAA
- a CDS encoding BMC domain-containing protein, producing MQALGLIETRGLLPAIECADVMLKTAQVELVGRDFVGGGLVTISVTGDVGAVKAAVEAGAAAVEKISPLLLVSQHVIPRPHQEIEGMIGPSPAAKQAPPVPQPEKVKALPGFDQTTNKQTIDDFVQEFGLEPCVDALKTLPVLKLRNLAREYKGLAIAGRAISKANKEDLIQQLKEYYNQKHE from the coding sequence ATGCAGGCTCTTGGCCTTATTGAGACACGAGGACTCCTTCCTGCTATCGAATGTGCAGATGTCATGCTTAAAACAGCGCAAGTTGAACTTGTGGGAAGGGATTTTGTCGGCGGCGGTCTGGTGACCATATCGGTAACCGGTGATGTGGGAGCTGTGAAAGCAGCCGTGGAAGCAGGCGCTGCTGCGGTGGAGAAGATTAGCCCTTTGCTGCTGGTTTCACAGCATGTCATTCCCAGACCCCATCAGGAAATCGAAGGAATGATCGGCCCCAGCCCCGCTGCAAAGCAGGCACCCCCTGTGCCGCAACCGGAAAAAGTCAAGGCCCTTCCGGGTTTTGATCAAACAACCAATAAACAGACAATAGATGATTTTGTGCAAGAATTTGGCCTTGAACCATGCGTGGATGCCCTGAAAACTCTCCCCGTCTTAAAACTCCGCAATCTGGCCAGAGAATACAAAGGACTTGCCATAGCAGGAAGAGCCATATCCAAAGCAAATAAAGAAGATCTTATCCAGCAACTCAAGGAGTATTACAACCAAAAACATGAATGA
- a CDS encoding cupin domain-containing protein: MKKLICADDVKSAAEKGQKEFCVAGGTIVTPSARDLAKELGVEFVFAAAAAQNQECKFSDLQQTGKREAEFDRDMIYQTIKMVLTNHLLTGVAAPAAKLPFITEGEPQSGLKIVHGRTVNYEDLDTGKPGTRAAYREVIGKDESQMSAGFLTIEKSSFDRTLSCEEIGIVLEGCLGLTINGETFEACQGDVLHVPKGAQVTWRASGYAKIFSITCPANRA; encoded by the coding sequence TTGAAGAAACTCATTTGTGCTGACGATGTCAAATCAGCAGCAGAAAAAGGGCAAAAAGAATTCTGCGTGGCAGGGGGAACGATTGTTACTCCTTCAGCCAGAGACCTGGCTAAAGAATTGGGTGTGGAATTCGTTTTCGCCGCAGCTGCCGCCCAAAATCAAGAGTGCAAATTCAGTGATCTGCAGCAAACAGGGAAGCGGGAAGCAGAGTTTGACAGGGATATGATCTATCAAACCATCAAAATGGTCTTAACCAATCACCTTTTGACAGGTGTCGCGGCCCCCGCAGCTAAACTGCCCTTCATTACCGAGGGTGAGCCTCAAAGCGGGCTGAAAATTGTCCATGGCAGGACGGTAAATTATGAGGACTTGGACACCGGAAAACCGGGCACCAGGGCAGCCTATCGGGAGGTCATCGGCAAAGACGAGTCTCAAATGAGTGCAGGTTTTTTGACCATCGAAAAATCCAGCTTTGACCGCACATTGAGCTGTGAAGAAATTGGTATTGTTTTGGAAGGATGCTTAGGGCTCACCATCAATGGTGAAACCTTTGAAGCCTGCCAGGGAGACGTACTGCATGTGCCGAAAGGCGCACAGGTGACCTGGAGGGCCTCAGGATATGCCAAAATCTTCTCTATTACCTGCCCAGCAAACCGGGCCTGA
- a CDS encoding BMC domain-containing protein encodes MYRAIGMIELTSVARGIYATDQMLKIAYVDVVSATPVCPGKYIAIVQGDVAAVESSISTGIAISGEYLVDSFVLPNVHEGIFPAITATTMPDGTGALGIMESFSMASMITAADAALKAADVQALELRLGSGLGGKAYFTFTGDVAAVEAGIEAGKAIAMEKGLLVDIEVIPSPSDRLWTSLY; translated from the coding sequence ATGTATAGAGCAATAGGTATGATTGAGCTTACCAGTGTGGCCAGAGGAATCTATGCCACCGATCAGATGCTTAAAATAGCTTACGTTGATGTGGTCAGTGCAACCCCCGTCTGTCCGGGCAAATATATTGCTATCGTGCAAGGGGATGTGGCGGCCGTCGAAAGTTCGATCAGCACAGGGATAGCCATTTCCGGGGAATATTTAGTGGACAGCTTCGTGCTGCCCAATGTTCATGAAGGAATTTTCCCGGCGATCACGGCCACGACCATGCCGGACGGAACCGGGGCCCTGGGAATTATGGAATCTTTCTCCATGGCCTCCATGATCACGGCTGCTGATGCGGCACTGAAAGCCGCCGATGTTCAGGCTCTGGAACTGCGCCTGGGCAGCGGACTGGGCGGCAAAGCGTACTTTACTTTTACCGGGGATGTGGCCGCTGTGGAAGCAGGTATTGAGGCAGGGAAGGCCATTGCTATGGAAAAAGGCCTCCTTGTGGATATTGAGGTCATTCCTTCCCCGTCCGATAGATTGTGGACATCCCTATATTAG
- a CDS encoding 4Fe-4S dicluster domain-containing protein → MDLLNRVKDAGVIGAGGAGFPTHAKLAAKAEYILLNGAECEPLLRVDQQLMAEFSEEIIKGLEAAGQYIEARKAVIGIKGKHKAIVKLLREKITALGLEDYMEVMELRDIYPAGDEQVLVYELTKRVVPEASIPLKVGCVVINSETALNIFNALSGKPVTETYLTLAGDIPNRLTVKVPVGMPIRELLRQCGLENGDDYAVIDGGPMMGSLLDGIDGYVTKKSKGFILLKKDHFLIRKKSVNINQGRVISKTACEQCRMCTDLCPRYLLGHDMQPHKVMRALSYDLQDVKELQIAQLCCECNACELFSCPANLHPKTVNIFYKQKLAEQGIRYQPTQVEFQPRSARDYRLIPSKRLVAKIGLTLFDQPAPLTTIQFKPEYLEIGLRQHIGAPSQPIVNLGQHVEAGQMIGKIPENSLGAPVHASMAGTVVEIKDNSIVVKVG, encoded by the coding sequence TTGGATCTGCTGAATAGGGTTAAGGATGCCGGAGTCATCGGGGCAGGGGGAGCTGGGTTTCCAACCCATGCCAAACTGGCCGCGAAGGCAGAATATATATTGTTGAACGGGGCTGAATGTGAACCGCTGCTGCGGGTGGATCAGCAATTGATGGCGGAGTTCAGCGAAGAAATCATCAAAGGGCTGGAAGCGGCAGGGCAGTATATAGAAGCCCGTAAAGCGGTCATCGGCATCAAAGGAAAACACAAAGCCATCGTCAAACTTCTGCGCGAAAAAATCACAGCTTTAGGGCTGGAAGATTATATGGAAGTCATGGAATTACGGGATATCTACCCGGCCGGCGATGAGCAGGTTCTGGTCTATGAGCTGACCAAAAGGGTTGTTCCGGAAGCCTCCATCCCCCTCAAAGTAGGGTGCGTGGTGATCAACTCGGAAACGGCTTTAAATATTTTTAATGCCCTGTCAGGCAAGCCGGTCACCGAAACCTATCTCACCCTTGCCGGTGATATTCCCAACCGTTTAACGGTCAAGGTACCGGTGGGTATGCCCATCCGGGAGCTGCTCAGGCAATGCGGCCTGGAAAATGGGGATGACTATGCTGTGATCGACGGCGGCCCGATGATGGGTTCCCTCCTGGACGGGATCGATGGCTATGTCACCAAGAAAAGCAAAGGCTTTATTCTGCTTAAAAAGGATCATTTCCTCATCCGCAAAAAATCCGTTAACATCAACCAGGGACGGGTCATCAGCAAAACAGCCTGTGAACAATGCCGGATGTGTACGGATCTGTGTCCCCGCTATCTTTTGGGACACGATATGCAGCCCCATAAAGTCATGCGCGCTTTAAGCTATGACCTCCAGGATGTGAAGGAATTGCAGATCGCTCAGTTATGCTGTGAATGCAATGCCTGCGAACTCTTCTCCTGTCCGGCCAATCTCCATCCGAAAACGGTGAATATTTTTTACAAACAAAAACTGGCGGAACAAGGGATTCGTTACCAGCCCACCCAAGTGGAGTTCCAGCCCCGCTCGGCAAGGGACTATCGGCTGATACCAAGCAAACGCCTGGTGGCCAAAATCGGGTTAACCCTTTTTGATCAACCGGCACCCCTGACCACCATTCAGTTTAAGCCCGAGTATCTGGAAATCGGCTTGCGTCAGCATATCGGGGCACCGTCCCAGCCCATCGTTAACCTAGGCCAGCATGTAGAAGCAGGGCAGATGATCGGCAAAATACCGGAAAACAGTCTCGGGGCCCCGGTCCATGCCAGCATGGCCGGCACCGTTGTCGAGATTAAAGACAATTCTATTGTGGTAAAGGTGGGGTAG
- a CDS encoding EutN/CcmL family microcompartment protein, whose protein sequence is MIAAKVIDNIWATRKADSLRGLKFMLVEVLGGIDKGRLIIAADTISAGIGERVLVCTGSSARKMLGQDDIPIDAVIVGIIDEDCTF, encoded by the coding sequence ATGATAGCAGCAAAAGTAATTGATAATATCTGGGCAACACGGAAGGCCGATTCACTGAGAGGACTGAAATTCATGCTGGTGGAGGTCCTGGGTGGGATCGATAAAGGCCGTCTCATCATTGCCGCCGACACCATCAGCGCCGGGATCGGTGAACGGGTGTTGGTATGCACAGGCAGCTCCGCCCGCAAAATGCTGGGTCAGGACGATATACCCATTGATGCTGTCATTGTAGGAATCATCGATGAAGACTGTACGTTTTGA
- a CDS encoding BMC domain-containing protein, translating into MEYRIIKSPSQGTVDLLFRRKGSAPSVPLENYDAVGLVQGRMIDMVVAADIAEKAAGVFVEDIKGHCPQNLIMIAIFGDTASVEAAIKDIQCKMREIKVGENP; encoded by the coding sequence ATGGAATACCGGATCATTAAATCTCCTTCCCAAGGGACGGTGGATCTCCTGTTTCGCCGTAAAGGTTCTGCGCCAAGTGTTCCCCTGGAGAACTACGACGCCGTCGGCTTAGTTCAGGGGCGGATGATCGATATGGTGGTGGCTGCCGATATCGCTGAAAAGGCAGCGGGAGTTTTTGTGGAAGATATTAAAGGTCATTGCCCGCAAAATCTGATTATGATCGCCATTTTTGGCGATACAGCCTCAGTGGAAGCTGCTATTAAAGATATCCAATGTAAAATGCGAGAAATCAAAGTAGGTGAGAACCCATGA
- the eutJ gene encoding ethanolamine utilization protein EutJ has protein sequence MQNVNSAFEYCDQLVKDFERVIEHPIVSKSSVYYTGIDLGTAYIVLAVLDENYQPVAGAYRFANVVKDGMVVDYIGAIRIVKELKQELEERLDTELVYAAAALPPGTMALDSGVIKHVVQGAGFEITNLLDEPTAANAVLKIKDGAIVDIGGGTTGITILKDGEVIYVADEPTGGTHFSLVIAGAYKMSFDEAENYKQNPKNHRELTPVVGPVVEKVSSILNRHLRDYQVETIYLVGGTCCLEGIETIIARQTGIPTYKPQNPMFVTPLGIALNCTQEIL, from the coding sequence ATGCAAAACGTAAATTCTGCTTTTGAATACTGTGATCAACTGGTTAAGGATTTCGAAAGAGTGATTGAGCATCCTATCGTGAGCAAATCCTCCGTTTATTATACGGGAATTGATCTGGGAACGGCCTATATCGTGCTGGCAGTTCTCGATGAGAATTATCAGCCGGTGGCCGGTGCCTATCGCTTTGCCAATGTAGTTAAAGATGGGATGGTAGTGGACTATATCGGCGCCATCCGTATCGTCAAGGAATTGAAGCAAGAGCTGGAAGAAAGGCTGGACACGGAACTCGTCTATGCCGCGGCCGCTCTGCCGCCGGGAACCATGGCTCTGGATTCAGGCGTGATCAAACATGTGGTCCAGGGAGCCGGATTTGAAATCACCAATCTTCTGGACGAACCCACGGCCGCTAATGCCGTACTCAAAATCAAAGACGGGGCCATCGTGGATATCGGCGGGGGAACCACAGGAATTACGATTCTCAAAGATGGAGAAGTGATTTATGTGGCTGATGAACCCACCGGAGGCACTCATTTTTCCCTGGTGATAGCGGGAGCTTATAAAATGAGCTTTGACGAGGCGGAAAACTATAAGCAGAACCCCAAAAACCATCGGGAATTGACCCCTGTGGTGGGGCCGGTAGTTGAAAAAGTGTCCTCCATCCTAAACCGCCACTTAAGGGACTATCAAGTCGAAACGATCTATCTGGTCGGCGGAACCTGCTGTCTGGAAGGAATCGAAACCATCATCGCCAGACAGACGGGTATTCCCACCTATAAACCGCAAAACCCCATGTTTGTGACACCCTTAGGTATCGCTCTGAACTGTACGCAGGAAATCCTTTAG
- a CDS encoding EutP/PduV family microcompartment system protein has protein sequence MKKRIMIVGPTQAGKSTLANILNDTSRPLKKTQDVIYGKNTIDTPGSYIENPSMYKYLIATAQTASHVLLLIDSSRPVEVYPPGFAKTFTCPVSGVMTKVDLKTENVPLCIHQLQSIGVSEPYFRISLTDNTGVEELKEYLLGLSSLVRHWL, from the coding sequence ATGAAAAAGCGCATCATGATCGTCGGACCCACCCAGGCCGGCAAATCCACCCTGGCGAATATCCTCAATGATACCTCCAGACCCTTGAAGAAAACCCAGGATGTCATTTATGGGAAGAATACCATTGACACTCCCGGCTCATATATTGAAAACCCTTCTATGTATAAATACCTGATTGCTACTGCTCAAACGGCATCCCATGTGCTCCTGCTCATCGACTCATCCAGGCCCGTCGAGGTCTATCCCCCCGGCTTTGCCAAAACCTTCACCTGTCCGGTGAGCGGTGTGATGACGAAGGTTGACCTGAAAACGGAGAACGTCCCCTTGTGTATCCATCAGCTGCAAAGCATCGGGGTTTCCGAACCCTATTTCCGGATCTCGTTAACAGACAACACAGGGGTGGAAGAGTTGAAGGAGTATCTCTTAGGTCTATCAAGTTTAGTAAGGCATTGGTTATAG
- the eutS gene encoding ethanolamine utilization microcompartment protein EutS — translation MSTTDDFDRKRIIQEYVPGKQVTLAHIIASPVQDLYERLGIEERGAIGILTLTPSETAIIAADIATKASDVEIGFLDRFTGSLVISGDVASVGAAMAAINDTLEKLLNFTPARITST, via the coding sequence ATGAGCACTACCGACGACTTCGACAGAAAACGGATCATCCAGGAATACGTCCCCGGCAAGCAGGTCACCCTGGCTCATATCATCGCTTCACCGGTACAGGACCTATACGAACGCCTGGGCATTGAAGAACGGGGCGCGATTGGGATCCTAACTCTCACTCCCAGTGAGACGGCGATTATCGCCGCTGATATCGCCACCAAGGCCTCTGATGTGGAGATCGGATTCTTAGACCGCTTTACCGGTTCCTTGGTTATATCCGGGGATGTGGCAAGTGTGGGAGCCGCCATGGCAGCCATCAATGACACCCTGGAAAAACTGTTGAACTTTACTCCGGCCAGGATAACCAGCACATGA